One region of Burkholderiales bacterium genomic DNA includes:
- a CDS encoding sensory rhodopsin transducer — MLNAGKADAHVRITVYFEDRKPVGPYCVTVPARRTRHIRFNDLLKPQPIPKEAAFSTVIESDVAVVVQHTRLDSRQAALALLSTIAFPVP; from the coding sequence ATCCTCAACGCCGGCAAGGCCGATGCGCACGTCCGGATCACGGTCTACTTCGAGGATCGCAAGCCCGTCGGGCCCTATTGCGTTACGGTTCCCGCGCGCCGCACGCGGCACATCCGGTTCAACGATCTACTGAAACCACAGCCGATTCCGAAGGAGGCGGCCTTCTCCACCGTGATTGAATCCGACGTTGCCGTTGTTGTTCAGCACACGCGTCTGGATTCCCGTCAGGCCGCGCTGGCTCTGCTCAGCACCATCGCGTTTCCCGTTCCGTAA